Within the Gracilinema caldarium DSM 7334 genome, the region TATGTCCAGTTAGTTGGTATCGGATGAAATCTTTTGGGAATACAAACCATCGAGCTTTGTTATAAACTTCCGGTCGATATTTTTTTAACCATAAAATGGAAATAGCAGACATTCCGGCATTTGGAGAATTCATAATTTCGGCTTCTCGGCCTTTAATATATTGTTCTAAAATTGGTATAAATTCTGATCCTCGACCGTCTGCCCAGAGGATGGCAGAATGAAGGATTTCTCCTTTTTCAGATAAAGGTATAATCCCATGCATTTGACCTGAAAAACCAATAGCATCAATTTTGAGTTCATGAAAGCCTTGAGCTATATTTTGATGTTGTACCTGTTCAATGGCTTCTTTGAGGGCTGATAACCAACACTCTGGATTTGTCTCTGCAGCCCCTGGTTCCGGAGAATTAACTGGATATGTTGCTGAGGTGCTACATCGAATTGTGCCATTAATGTCTTGTAATAGTATTTTTATTGAACCTGTTCCAAGATCTATTCCCAGTACCATAGTCATCTCCTCTTGAATCATAACTATGTGAATAGGTGATGTCAAAATAAAGAGGGATATTTATTACAAAAGTCATGAGAAGATATTGTTATAATCATTTTTAAATACAAAGCATATGAGATAATATTCCTTCTTGTGGAAATACTCGTTGTGATATGATGTGCTTTGTTAGTGGATTATTCGTTTTTGATAGTTCTTCTGCTAATAAATTTGCAATTAAAGTAGCTCCGTATATATTTATATGAGTATTATCAATGCTGTTTAGGTTTTCAGTTATCCTTGCATGAAGTATGATTGTTTTTTCAGGACCTAATGTTTCATATAATTCTTTAGTACGATGAGTAAGATCTAATACTGTAATTCCTAATTGCTTTCCTAGCAAACGAATACTCTCAGCATAATCACCACCTGGAAAGCTAGGTGTATCATCAATTCTATGAATATAAATCCCAGCGTATTCTCCTGCGGGATTCCTTCGTACAATTGGTGTACACAATATAGGAATAGCACCTCGATCGAGGGCAATTTTTATATAAAATGTAAAAAGATAATACTGAAAAGATGAAGGATTATCTATTTTGAGTGATGCATTAGTATATCGTAAAAGGTCTGGTTTTTCATCATTGTGACCAAAACTGATAAGAAGAAAATCACCTTTTTTTATATTCTGAAGCAAAGTTTGATAGTTTTTCTCTGATATAAAACTCTTTGAACTTCGACCAGAAAGAGCAAGATTGATTATGGGAAGATTGAGATAGCGAAATAGTTGTGTTCCATATCCATACCGTGGATAGTAATAAGTGTCATTAAAAGGACAAACAGTGGAATCGCCTACAAGATAGAGCACCGGTTCCGACATCTGAATTACCACATCTGGTTGAACTACATTTTCAATTTTTTCTTTATCAAACAAAGTAGTATATGTCTTGTTGCAATATTGAGATGTATTAGTAGTGACTTGCATAATGATAAATCCTAAATAAACATATTGGAACACCTTCTAAAATCGGTCATCTTTTTAAAAATTCTAATATACAAACTAATAATAACATTATTTTATAGTATTATTCCAACATGAATTTTAAATATACCGTACATATAATGTAATTAAAAATAAAGTTTAACACTATAGCTAAGATAAGGTATGAATCGTACAAAAAGATGTCGGAATAAAAAGTATATAACCTTATAAAATGAACATGTTTAATAAGGAGGCTATATGAAAAAGCATATGATAATACTTAGTGTGTTGGGTGGTTTTATTCTGTTTTCGTGTGTATCACCACCTGCTTCATCTTCTGCTACAGATACTTCAGGTGATAAATCCAATGAATCTCAAAATTCTTTTCAAGAATCTAGCCAGCATAAGATGAAAACTGTAGTTTTCTCTGAAAATTCCAAAGAGTTAAAAATTGAGGTTGAGTTAATGGGGCTAACCGATATAACTGTTCTTGAAGATGTTAAAGCTTCAGGAGGTAAGGCTGTTCGACTTGAAAAAGAGACTTCCCTAGCAACAATTAATGTAATTTTACCTTCTGGTTCTTATACAGTATTGGTAAATGAAAAAGCGCCAAGTCCATCGCAAGATGCTTTTTATGTTTTTTTAGATGAACGTCCTTATCGTTGCTATCCATCCGATCCACCTCTTGGAGATTGGGAACTTACAAAACGAACCCCGATAAACCTTATCGTTTCTGAGACAACAACAATTACATTAAGTATTCAACCCCATAGTCCCGCCAAGAAAGGTGAAACCGGTATGTTACTAGATTATGTCTTATTTATTAAAGACTAATATGTGAAGGAGATTAAATATGAAGAAATTATCGTTAATTACTTTTGGTTGTTTGTTGGTTTTAGCTAGTTGTGATCTTATGGGAAACACTAGCAATAATGATAATATTAGAAACGCTAACGATACTACTAACAATTCTAGTGGGACAGGAGGTTCTACTACAACTTGGGAAGATCTGACATGGACAGTCGCTGATAAAGATG harbors:
- a CDS encoding SGNH/GDSL hydrolase family protein, which gives rise to MFDKEKIENVVQPDVVIQMSEPVLYLVGDSTVCPFNDTYYYPRYGYGTQLFRYLNLPIINLALSGRSSKSFISEKNYQTLLQNIKKGDFLLISFGHNDEKPDLLRYTNASLKIDNPSSFQYYLFTFYIKIALDRGAIPILCTPIVRRNPAGEYAGIYIHRIDDTPSFPGGDYAESIRLLGKQLGITVLDLTHRTKELYETLGPEKTIILHARITENLNSIDNTHINIYGATLIANLLAEELSKTNNPLTKHIISQRVFPQEGILSHMLCI